The following proteins come from a genomic window of Kwoniella shandongensis chromosome 7, complete sequence:
- a CDS encoding ATP-dependent rRNA helicase RRP3: protein MSSVASSEASSSRSAASASPSPSRSPSPNPDGPEPSESNKTFAELGISSQLCDACTTLGFKKPSDIQIEAIPPALEGRDIIGLAQTGSGKTAAFSLPILQTLWENPQPFYALILAPTRELAYQISQQVSALGTGIGVRTAVIVGGMDMMSQSIALSKRPHIIVATPGRLMDHLENTKGFSLKALKYLVLDEADRLLDMDFGPIIDKVLKVVPKERNTYLFSATMTTKVAKLQRASLNKPVRVEVSSKYSTVSTLLQHYLLLPLKLKDAHLLYLANELSSSSMIIFTRTVNDAQRLSIILRRLGFPAIPLHGQMSQSMRLASLNKFKSGGRSILVATDVASRGLDIPLVDLVINYDMPTNSKDYVHRVGRTARAGRSGKSITLVTQYDVEILQRIESHIGKKMSSFDVDKEAVAVLTDTVARASREAAAEMRETGTGGSGGKRGRDGKRKAFSDKDERDRDDDVVEAGVPRKKNKFSNAGKKKGGPPGGRR, encoded by the exons ATGTCGTCCGTCGCTTCTTCAGAAGCCTCATCATCGCGCTCAGCCGCTTCcgcctccccttctccttcccgctctccctctcccaacCCCGACGGTCCTGAACCTTCAGAGTCAAACAAGACCTTTGCAGAGCTCGGTATCAGCTCTCAACTCTGCGATGCGTGTACGACACTAGGGTTCAAGAAACCCTCTGATATTCAGATCGAGGCTATACCCCCCGCTTTAGAAGGGCGAGATATCATTGGTCTCGCTCAGACTGGTTCGGGTAAAACGGCAGCGTTCAGTTTACCAATCTTGCAAACACTATGGGAGAATCCTCAGCCTTTCTATGCCTTGATCCTGGCTCCTACTCG TGAATTGGCATACCAAATATCACAACAAGTCAGCGCCCTTGGTACAGGTATCGGGGTCCGAACCGCCGTCATTGTCGGAGGAATGGACATGATGTCTCAATCCATCGCACTTTCAAAAAGACCccacatcatcgtcgctaCTCCCGGTCGACTGATGGACCATCTCGAGAACACTAAAGGATTTTCCCTGAAAGCTCTCAAATACTTGGTGttggacgaagcggatcGATTGCTCGATATGGATTTCGGACCAATTATCGACAAGGTTTTGAAGGTCGTCCCGAAGGAGAGAAATACGTATTTGTTCTCCGCTACTATGACGACAAAGGTCGCGAAGCTGCAACGAGCGAGTTTGAATAAACCTGTTAGGGTCGAGGTCTCCTCAAA ATACTCCACTGTGTCaactcttctccaacactaTCTCCTGCTCCCTCTCAAGTTGAAAGACGCCCATCTACTCTACCTCGCCAACGAGctgtcctcgtcatccatGATCATCTTCACCCGAACTGTCAATGACGCTCAAAGATTATCCATCATTCTCCGACGGTTGGGTTTCCCCGCCATCCCCCTGCATGGTCAGATGAGTCAGAGTATGCGATTAGCGAGTCTGAACAAGTTCAAATCGGGTGGAAGAAGTATCTTGGTCGCGACAGACGTTGCGAGTCGTGGTTTGGATATCCCCTTGGTGGATCTTGTCATT AACTATGATATGCCTACCAACTCGAAAGACTATGTTCATCGAGTCGGTCGTACCGCTCGAGCTGGTCGATCCGGAAAGTCCATCACCTTGGTCACTCAATACGATGTCGAGATCCTTCAGCGTATCGAATCACACATCGGAAAGAAGATGTCATCATTCGACGTGGACAAGGAAGCTGTCGCCGTTCTCACTGACACGGTCGCTCGAGCAAGTAGAGAAGCAGCTgccgagatgagagagacAGGTACAGGTGGAtcaggaggaaagaggggaagggacGGGAAGAGAAAGGCCTTTTCGGACAAAGACGAAAGGGAtagggatgatgatgttgttgaggCTGGAGTGcccaggaagaagaacaagttcTCGAACGCGGGcaagaagaaaggtggaCCTCCTGGAGGAAGGCGATGA